CGGCTGCGACCTCGTTCCGCTTGATCTCGGCCTTCTGGTACTGCGGGATTTCTTTTAATCGTGCTACGAATTCGTTGATCACCCTGCGGGAATTGAGCTCGTCCGTTCCGTCATGGCAAAGGCGCCTCAAAGCGATCTCTTCGGGCACTTTCAACTTTACTGTGCCGTCAGGTTCGGTCGTGTAGGTAGTTCCTAAACCCTTCAACCCGATCATCAAATCGATATCGTCCAATTCCTTGATCTTCGTGCGGCGCGTGAAGGAACCGTAATGAAGATTTATCTGAGGGTACAGGGCCGGGAACTCGGCGCCGTCCTCTGGCCAGCCGCTGATCTGCCGGAGCAGCCAATCCCGGCTATCCCGTGCTCTTTTGACGACTGCTTGGTCGAGGTTTATCGAATCCCGCAACAGCTGGTCGATTGCGGCAACAGCGGTTTTCGCCATGTGGATTGCCCCAGGGGTAGAGGCCAGCGTGTGACTGAAATGGCAGACGTCTTTCGAAGTTTTGCGCTTTGCCAGCGCGCTCGCAAGTGGCACTAAATACGCGGCGCAGTGATCGACAGCTTACTAGCTAGCAAGCACCAGCGCGTCCGCGATGCCGGGAAGCACGCTCCCGAGCCTCCCCTCCACCTTGGCGGCGGCGAGGTCATCGGCGCGGGTGGGACCGATGTTGATGATGGCGATGGGGACGCCCTCCTTCTCGGCGCGGTAGATGAAGCGGCGCCCGGAGTAGACGGTGAGCGACGAACCGGCCACCAGGAGGACGTCGCCCTCTTCGAAGAGGCTCCATGCGTCCTGCACGCGCTCCGCAGGGACGTTCTCGCCAAAGAAGACGACATCCGGCTTCACCACGCCGCCGCACGCCTCGCACGCGGGAACGCGGAAGCTCTCCACCACCGATGCGGAAAGATCCGCGTCGCCATCGGGCGCCACCTCGATTCCGCGCAGCCGGTCCATCCACTCCCCGTTCAGCGACCGAAGCCGCTCCTGGTGCTCGTCGCGCGGGGTGACGCGGCCGCACGACAGGCAGCGCACCCACGCCAGCGAGCCGTGCAGCTCCACCACGCGCCGGCTGCCGGCTTCCTGGTGGAGCCCGTCCACGTTCTGGGTGATGATCCCGCGCACGAGGCCGCCCTCTTCCAGCCGCGCCAGCGCGTGGTGCGCCGCGTTCGGCCGCGCGGAGGCGATGCGGGCCCAGCCGGCCGTGCTGCGCGCCCAGTAGCGCACGCGCGCCGCCTCACTGCGCACGAACTCCTGGTACTGGATGGGGGTGCGGGTGCGCTGGATGTTCTCCGGGCTCCGGTAGTCGGGGATGCCGGATTCCGTGCTGCACCCCGCCCCCGCCAGCACCACGATGCGCCGGCCGCGGAGCAGGTCGAGCATGGGTTCCAGCGCGGGTGTCTGCGAGGTGACGATCATCGATTCAGCTTCCACAACGATGCTGGTGAGGGTGATGCGTTCGGTACTCTCGCGAGGCGCCGCCGTTCCGCATACCATGCTGCATAGGTGCGTGCCCGTGGCCGGACCGCGGCACATGCGCAGGGCACGGGCAGCCACGCGGGGCTGCCCCTACAAGAAGGGGTTGGTGTGGTCGATGTGGGGCGGCGCAACGCGGGGCACGGGCGCGATAAATCGCGCCCCTACGGGTCGGGGTGACGGGGGGCGGTGAAATCGCGCCGACGGATCGGGGCGAATGGCGGAGGTCGAGGCGTGGCGGGGGAGGGCAGACACGCAGGTCTGCCCCTACGGGTGGCGGTGCGAAGGGCGGAGGAGAGGGCGGATCTTCGCGCCGAGTCCGCGAAGGCGGACTTTGTGCTGTTGTTGCAGCGAGTTCACTCGCCCATCTTACAGGCCCGCTCCTTGCCCCACCTACCCCCGCAATGACACCCTACCCGGACATCCGCGCATTCCTGACGCCGCGCCAGTTGGCCGCGGCGCGGGAGGTGGTGCGGCGGGTGAGGGGGGAGGTCGATGCGGAGCTGTGGCGCGTCTTCCTCTTCGGATCGCGGGCGAGGAGGGAGGCGCGGCCGGATTCCGACGTCGATCTGCTGCTGGTGTTCAAGCGGCTGCCGCCGGACAGGGAGCCGCAGGCGGGGGAGGCGGAGGACATCGCGGAGGAGGTGGCGGAGCGGAGCGGGGTGCCGGTGACGGTGTGGTCCGTGTCGCTGCCGGACCTGGAGCGCGGGCGCCGCACGCCGATGCTGGTGGACGCGCTGGACGACGGCATCCCGCTCTGGCCGGAGGGCGGCGCGCCGCTCCACCTTCCGTTCACCCGCGAGGACGCCGTGTGGTGCACCGGGTGCCTCCTGGACCGTGTGGCCGAGGGCGGCGCTGAAGTCCCCGCGCTCCTCCGCGTGGGCGACGTCGAGGGCGCGGCGCGGCGGGTGCGCGACGACGTGGTGCGGCTGTGCACCGCGCTGCTGCTCCTGCACGGCGAGACGCGGCCGAGGCGAGGGGAGGCGGTGCGACGCATTCCATCCCGCGATCCGGTGCTGCGCTGGGCGGCGGAGGCGTGGGGGCCGCCGGGGCACGAGGAGGACGCGCCCGTGCCGCCGCCGCCGGGGGGCTTCGGCGCGGCGTTCGCGGTGGTGGAGCGGCTGCGCGGTGAGGTCGTGCGCGGACGCGGCAGGCTGGTGGAGCGGGCGCGAAGCTTGCGGGATCATGCGGTGTATTACTCGCCGGACCGCCCCATCCGCGCAGCATCCGGAGCGGGCCAGACGGCACCTCGATCACCCCGAGTGCAACCATGAAGCTGATCCAGACGGACGGGCGCCAGCGGCGTACGCTGTCGGCCGTGTTCACCGTGACGTTCGTGCTGAGCATCCTGCTCACCGCGTTCTTCCAGACGCAGGTGGTGAGCGGAAAGCAGTTCGCCATCCGCGCGGAGGAGAACCGGCTGCGGCCCATCGTGATCCCCGCGCCGCGCGGCACCATCGTGGACCGCAACGGCGAGGTGGTGGCCACCAGCCTGACCGCCTACTCCGTCGCCGTCCTCCCGGGCGACTCCAGCGTCATCCGCACCACGCTCCGCGACCTGATGCCCTTTCTGGGCCTCGCGGAGGCGGACGTGGAGGATATGATGCGGAGGCGCAACGGGCGCCCGCACGACCTGCTGGAGATCACCAACCGCGCCACGTACTCGCAGGCCGCCGCCATCGAGGAGCGCCGCGCCGCGTTCCCTAACCTCCTGGTGGTGGAGCGGCCGCAGCGCTACTACCCGGCTGGGCCGGCCATCGGCCACATGATCGGCTACGTGACCGAGATCACCAAGGAGCAGCTGGAGCTTCCCGAGTACAAGGAGGCCGGCTACCGGCAGGGGCGGCTGATCGGCCAGGCGGGGATGGAGAAGCAGTACGAGCTTCAGCTCACCGGCGAGGACGGCGCGCGCTACGTGGAGGTGGACGCCAAGGGGCGCGTGGTGAACCCCACTTCGTCCGTCGGCGCGCTGGCGCCCAAGCCGGGCGGGCAGCTCAAGCTTACCATCGACCTGGCGCTGCAGCAGTACGTGCACGAGATCTTCCCGGACACCATGAACGGCGCCGTGGTGGCGATGGTGCCGTCGACCGGCGAGATCCTGGCGCTGTACAGCAACCCGACGTACGACCCGAACTCCTTCGTGGGGCGCATTCCGCCGGTGCTGTGGAAGGAGCTGAACACCGACCCGCGCAAGCCGCTCCTCAACCGCGCCATCAACGCCATCTACCCGCCCGCATCCACCTGGAAGCTGGCGACGGCGGTGATGGGGGTGCAGCGCGGGCTGGTGACGGGCACCACGCACATGCCCATCGCGTGCACGGGCGGCATGGCGTACATGGGGCGCTACGCCCGATGCCACTACGCCCGCGGCCACGGAAACCTGGACCTGGCGCACGCCATCGAGAAGAGCTGCAACGTGTACTTCTACCAGCTCGGCATCCGCATGGGGCTGGAGACGCTACTGGCGGAAGGGACGCGGATGGGCTTCAACCGCAAGACCGGGATCGACATTCCGGGAGAGGTGCGGCCCATCTTCCCGCGCAGCGTGGCGGCCCTGCGCAGGCGGCAGGGGCACGTGGCGCCGTCGGAGATCATGAGCTTCGCCATCGGGCAGGGCGCCAACTCGCAGACGGTCATCAACATGGCGCAATTCTACGCCGCCATGGCGGGCAACGGCACCGGCATCGCCCCGCACCTGGTGGTCAACGACGAGAACTCGAAGCGCCAGTCGATCGACCTGCGGCTGGACACCAAGGGGCTGGAGTCAATCTGGAGCGGGCTGCAGCTGGTGACGGAGGAGGACGGCACGGCGGTGCAGAGCTCGCTGGAGCGCTACAAGCTCTACGGCAAGACGGGGACGGCGCAGAACAAGCCGAATCCGGACCACGGCTGGTTCGTGGGCTTCGCGGGCGTGCCCGGCAAGGAGCCGGAGATCGTGGTGGCGACCATCGTGGAGTTCGGCCTGCACGGCGACGCGGCGGCGCCGCTGGCGTCCAAGATCGCCAACTTCTACCTGGACCGGAAGCACGGGCACCCCTTCGACCCCATCCCCACCTGGGGCGAGCGGATCCGCGCGGGACGAGTGTGGAAGTTCGATCCGAACGGGCGCACGCTCACGCCTCCGGGCGGCACGCCCAGGCCGCAGCCGACCGAGCGCACCATCCCCGGACCGGGCTGAGCGGCGCGCGCGCATGAAAACGGAGCGGCGGAGGCCCGGGCTTCCGCCGCTTTGCTTTGGGTTGACGGCGCCGGGGGGCGCGCGCCAAGTTGTCGTGCTTCGAACCGCATCCTTGTAACAGCGGTTTCACACAGAGACACAGAGACACAGAGGAAGAACGGCAGAGGGGTTTTCTGCGGCTTTCCGTTCTTCTCCGCGGTCTCCGTGTGAAATGCTGTTGGAACTTTGGCATTCATGGCAAGCAAGACCAAGTCGCCCCCCGCCGCCGCGATCCCGCACGGGCTCACACGCGAGCAGCTCCTGGAGATGTACCGGCTGGTGCGGCTCACCCGCTCGCTGGAGGAGAAGCTCGAGAACCTCTTCCGGCAGAGCAAGGTGGTGGGGGGGCTCTTCCGCTCGCTGGGGCAGGAGGGCGAGTCGGTGGCATCGGCGTTCGCGCTGCGGCGCCGCACGGACGGTACGGGCGACATGCTCTCGCCGCTGATCCGCAACCTGGGCTCCATGATCACCGTGGGCGCCACGCCGGCCGAGGTGGTGCGGCAGTACATGGCCAAGGGCGACTCGCCGGCGCGCGGCAAGGAGCTGAACATCCACTTCACCGACTACCAGCGCGGCTTCATCGGGCAGATCTCGCCGCTGGGCGACCTGGTGCCGGTGATGGCGGGGGTGACGCTCACCTTCAAGCAGCGCGGCGAGGACCGGGTGGGGATGGTCTACATCGGCGACGGCGCCACCTCCACCGGCGCCTTCCACGAGGGGATCAACTTCGCGGCCGTGCAGCGCTGCCCGCTGGTGGTGATCGTGGAGAACAACCAGTGGGCCTACACCACCCCCACCCGCCTGCAGACCGCCGCCAAGTCGTTCGTCGACAAGGCGCCCGGCTATGGCGTGGCGGCGGAGAAGGTAGACGGCAACGACATGCTGGCCGTCTACGGTGCCGCGAAACGCGCCGTGGACCGCGCGCGCGCCGGCGAGGGGGTCACGCTCATCGAGGTGATGACGTACCGCCGCAAGGGCCACGCGCAGCACGACAACCAGAGCTACGTCGACCCGGCCGAGATCGACCGCTGGGCCGCGACCAACGACCCGATCGACCGCTACATCGTGGCGCTCAAGGAGAACGGCTGGGCGACGGCCGACGAGCTGCGTGCCATCGACGAGCGGATCGACGCGGAGCTGGACGCCACCATCGCCGAAGCCGAGACGTCGCCCCTCCCGGAGCCGGAGGAGGCGCTGACCGACGTGTACGCGGACGGGCCGGTGCGTGCCCCCTGGACGCGCCACACCCCCGCCGACCCCACCCAGGCCTGAGCACTTCGATGTCGACCGTGGTCAACGAGAAGCCGGAAGCGGCCCGCATGTCCGAGCAGGGCAAGCCCGTCACCCTGCTGGAGGCGATCCGCGAGGGGATCTGGGAAGAGATGGAGCGCGACGAGCGCGTCTTCCTGATGGGCGAGGACATCGGGGCGTACGGCGGCGCCTTCAAGGTCACCGAGGGGATGCAGCAGTACTTCGGCGCCCCGCGCGTGATCGACACCCCCATCTCCGAGATCGGCTTCACGGGGGCGGCGGCCGGCGCGGCGCACGTGGGGATGCGCCCGGTGATTGAGATGCAGTTCATCGACTTCATCTCGTGCGCGTACGACATGATCACCAACTACGTGGCCACGTCGCGCTACCGGGGCTCCGGCCCGCAGCCCATCGTCATCCGCGGCCCGTCCGGCGGATACGTGCGCGGGGGCCCGTTCCACTCGCAGAACCCGGAAGCTGCTTTCTTTCACACGCCGGGCCTCAAGATCGTGTACCCGGCCACCGCGCGCGACGCCAAGGGCCTCATCAAGGCCGCCATCCGCGACGACGACCCGGTGCTCTTCTTCGAGCACAAGTGGCTGTACCGCCGCCCGCAGCTTCGCGAGGTGCTCCCGGCGGAGGACTACATCGTCCCCATCGGCAAGGCGCGCACGCACCGCGAGGGGAAGGACCTCACCATCGTCACCTACGCTGCGATGGTGCACAAGAGCGAGGAAGCGGCCGAGATCCTGGAAAAGGAGGACGGCCTGTCGGTGGAGATCATCGACCTGCGCACCCTCCTGCCGCTGGACGAGGACGCGATCCTGGAGTCGGTCAGGAAGACGAACCGCCTCCTGGTCGTCCACGAGGACACCCGCACCGGCGGCATCGCCGGCGAGATCGCGATGCGGGTGAACGAGAAGGCCTTCGAGTGGCTGGACGCGCCCATCCTGCGCGTCACGGCCCTCGACGCCCCCATCCCGTACTCCCCGCCGCTGGAGGACTACTTCCTCCCGCAGACGGAGGACATCGTGAAGGCGGCGCGGCACCTGGCGAACTACTAGTCCTAAGTGCTAAGTGCTAAGTGCTAACCGACCTGCAGTTCAGCACTTAGCACTTAGCACTTCACCACTCGGCACTTACTAACCTGCACCGTACCGGATCTAAACCATGGCCCGTATCGAAGTCCCGATGCCCCAGATGGGCGAGTCCATCGCCGAGGGCACCGTGTCGGTGTGGCTCAAGAAGGTGGGCGACAAGGTGGAGCGCGACGAGCCCATCATGGAGATCGCCACCGACAAGGTGGACGCCGAGATCCCGTCCCCCGCGGCCGGCATCCTCACCGAGGTCGTGGTGCAGGAAGGCCAGACCGTGGAGGTGGGGACCATCGTCGCGTACATCGAGACGGACGTGAACGCGGCCGCCGGTGCCGCTGCTTCGGCCCCTGCGCCCGCCGCGGCGGGCGAGCCCGCGGCCGGCGTCCCCGGCGAGACGGCGACCACGCTCCCCGAGTCCTCCGTGGGCCAGCCGGAGACGGGCGGCGGCGCGGGGGCTCCCGCGGACGGCCGCTCGGCTTCCGAGGACCCGGCTCCAATGGCGCCCGCCCACGACGGCGGTCCCGAGACGGCGGAGGAGCGCCTGCGCCGCAAGAGCACGCCGCTCGTCCGCAAGATCGCCGCGGAGCACGGGGTGGAGGTCAGCGCCGTTCCCGGCACCGGGCGCGCGGGCCGCGTCACCAAGGACGACATACTGCGCTTCGTGGAGGAGAAGGCGTCGGCTCCGGTCGCCGCGCCCAGCGCGCAGCCCGCGACCGCTGGCGCCGCGCCGGCCCAGCAGCCGCCCAAGCGCCCCGCCGCGCCGCGCGAGGACGGCGAGGGCTTCGGATGGGACGAGTTCTACACGCGCGTGGAGCACCCGGCCGTCACCGCCGGGCCCAACGACCGCGTGGAGCCGATGAGCCGCATCACGCAGATCATCGCGCAGAACATGGTGCTCTCGCGGCGCATCTCGCCGCACGTGCACTCTTACTTCGAGGTGGACTACTCGCGGATCGACCAGGTGCGCGCCAAGTCGAAGCGCGCCTGGGCCGAGGCGGGGGTCAAGGTCACCTACACGCACTTCATCGCGAAGGCGGTGGCGCAGGCGCTGCGCGAGCATCCCAAGCTCAACGCCACCATCAGCGGCACGGACGTCATCTACCGCGCCGACGTGAACGTGGGGATCGCCGTGGCCATCGAGAACGGGCTGATCGTGCCCGTGGTGCGCGGCGCGGACGACCTGTCGCTCGTGGGGCTGGCGCGCCGCATCAACGACCTGGCGACGCGCGCGCGCAACCGCCAGCTCAAGCCGGAAGAGATCCAGGGCGGCACCTTCACCATCACCAACCCGGGAATCTTTGGCACCACCATCGGCTTCCCCATCATCAACCAGCCGCAGGTGGCCATCATGGGCGTCGGCGGCGTGGAGATGCGCCCGGCCGTGGTGACGGACGAGTTCGGAAGCCACGCGATCGTCGCCCGCAAGCGCGGCTTCATCTCCCTCGGCTACGACCACCGCCTGGTCAACGGCGCGGACGGCGACCAGTTCCTCGCCCGCGTCAAGGAGCTGATGGAGAGCGCCAGCGAGAACGGCTGAGCGGCTCCGGCGGATGGGTGTGCGGGAGGCCGGCGCGGGTGCGCCGGCCTCCCGTTTCGCTTGTGCGCCGCGCCGTTCGTGTTTATCCTTTGGGACCCGCCGCCGGGCTCCCGCCGGAGCCAGCTTCCTCATTCTTCCGTGAGAGACCCATCCAGATGAACGATTTCACCACGCCGTTTCCAGCGGTATCCGGGCTCGACGCCGCGCGGCGTCAGACCTTCATCTCGCGCACCTACAAGCACCTCCTTGTCGCCATCCTGGGCTTCGCGGCGGTGGAGACGTTCTTCTTCCGCGCCGGCCTCGCCTACCCGATGGCGCAGGCAATGCTCGGGGTGAGCTGGCTGCTGGTGATCGGCGGCCTGATGGTGGCCGGGTGGCTGTTCAGCGGGATGGCCGCGCGCTCGGAGTCGAAGGCGGGCCAGTACGCGGCGCTCGCCGGCTACGTGGTGGCCGAGGCCATCTTCTTCGTCCCGCTCCTGGTGATCGCCGAGTACTCCGCGCCGGGTGCCATCGGCAGCGCGGCCGTGGCGACGCTGGTGGGCTTCGCGGGGCTGACGTTGGTGGCCATGTACAGCGGCAAGGACTTCACCTTCCTGGGCAGCGCGCTGCGCTGGATGGGTGTGTCTGCGCTGGTGCTGATCGTGTGCGGCGTGATCTTTGGCTTCCAGCTCGGCACCTTCTTCTCGGTGGCGATGGTCGTCTTCGCGGGCCTCGCCATTCTGTACGAGACGTCCAAGGTGATGAACACCTACCCGGAAGACCGCTACGTCTCCGCCGCGCTCGCGCTCTTTGCGTCGGTCGCGCTCCTCTTCTGGTACGTGCTGCGCATCTTCATCTCGCGGCGGTAGGCGCTCTTCCGGTTTGAGAAGCGGGGCCCCGGGGTTGCCCGGGGCCCCGCTTCTTCTTAAAAGGAGAACAGATGGGCTCACACAGAGCCACACAGGAAACTGAAAGAACAAACAAGGGAGTTCTCTGTGCCCTTGTCGTTCTCTCCGCGTCTCTGTGTGATGCTTGTTTGTCTTTTTCGTTCTGAGAGGATCATGCAGGATCTGACGCGTACACTCGCGGTAAGCCGCCTGGGCACTGTCTCGTACGCGGACGCGCTTGCGCTGCAGGCCGGGTTGGTGGCGCAGCGGCGCGCGGGCGAGATCCCCGACACGCTCCTGCTGCTGGAGCACCCGCACGTCATCACGCTCGGCAGCGGTTCGCACGACGAGCACGTGCTGGTCTCGCCGCAGGAGCGGGCGGAGCGGGGGATAGAGCTGTTCGAGACGGGGCGAGGCGGGGACGTGACCTACCACGGCCCCGGCCAGCTCGTCGGCTACCCGATCCTGGACCTGAAGCCGGACCGCTGCGACCTGCACCGCTACCTCCGTGACCTGGAGGAGGCGCTGATCGGCGTCCTCGCCGAGTTCGGGCTGGAGGGCGGGCGCAAGGACGGGTTGACGGGCGTGTGGGTGGAGGACCGCAAGCTGGCCGCGATCGGCGTGCGCGTCTCCTCCGGCTGGATCACGAGCCATGGCTTCGCGCTGAACGTCAGCACGGACCTCTCCTTCTTCGGCACCATCGTCCCGTGCGGCATCCGCGCCCACGGCGTCGGCTCCATCTCAGGCGAACTCGGCCGCCCCGTCCCCATGCCCGACGTTGAGGCCGCTGCCGTGCGCAGCTTCGAGCGCATCTTCGGAGCGGTAGCGCACCCCGGCTGACGCCCTAAGTCCATATGGGGACGGCCGCTGGCGCATTGTGCGCGCACTTGGGGCCGTAGCGCTTGACGGGGTGTTCTGTTGTGGTTAGGGTGGATCATACCCGCCCCCACCGAGGAGGAGCAATGGCGGATCTCACGATCAACGACATACCCGAAGGGCTCGCGCCAGACGAACACCGCAAACCCGAGGGCGAGGCTTTTCCTCCGCTTTCGGAAGGGCTGCGAAATACGCCGTCGCCGACGGGCGGGACTAAGCTCGAGCGTGCCCGCGCGTTCGTTGCACGGCAGCACGGCAAGCCCCTGACGCCGGAATTGATAGAAGAAGCGATCAACACGGGGCGTCCGTGATCGTCGCCGATACCAACCTGATCGCGTATTTGCTGATCGCGGGGCCGTTCACCATGGATGCGCAGCGGGTGCTGGAGATCGATGAGGAGTGGCTCGCTCCACCCCTCTGGCAGAGCGAGTTCCTGAACGTGCTCTGGCTCTCGGTCCGGACGCGAGTTCTCTCCCATGCTCTCGCGGACGAGGCCTATTCCGAGGCCGAAGTTCTGGTGCGCACCGCGGAGCGCCCCATCCCGCAGCGGGCGCTCGCACTCGCGGTCGCATCCGGGTGCTCGCCGTACGATTGCGAGTTCGTCGTGCTCGCGCAGGCCACGGGCGCGCCGCTCGTCACGAATGACCAGAAGGTGCTGGCGGCGTTTCCGGGTGTGGCGGTGTCGCTGCGCGGGTTCGGCGGATAGGGCGCGGTAAGGACGTGAAGCGCATGGCACTCAACCCGCAGCCCTCCGCCCCGCGACCGACTTCCACTCCGTCCAGAGGCGGCACGGAGCAGACGGGACCCGCGCAGCGGGCGGGGCAGGATACGTCGACGACGCCTGGACGCCGCGCCGCGAATGCCAAGAGCGATCCCGTCAACTCGATCATCGACCCGCTGGTTCCGTCTTGGGAGCCGGCGCGCGGAATGGGACGAACGGCGGTTTACCTCGCCGAGATCCTGCTGTGCCTCGTTCTCGCTGTCCTGATAGGCAACATCCTGCACCGGGTAGCGTACTTCCTGTTCGCTTTCTTCTGGCGCGGCAAGTGGAGGGAGGAGCCTCGCGACCTCAAGATCTCGCTGGGCAAGGAGGGAGTGATCGTTGAGACGCTACAGAAAGCACGGATGGCGCAGACCCCGGTCCAGAGTAAGCTGATCAGCGACCTGGCGGTGCGCGTTGACAATCTGGAGGGCGGTCATAATACTTTGGTACAGACTGTGAATGGCCTCATCAAGGTAGAGAGGGAGCAGGTACTTGGGGTCGCCACGGAACCGAATGCGGAAAATGCGGCCGACGAGGACGAGTACGATGACCACTGAAGCCAGGAATGCCCGGCTGCGGGAGCTGCGGAGGCTTCAGGCACTCGCCGATTCCTCGATGATCGGGGATGAGCAGCGCGCAACGCACCGTGCCCGTTTTTCCGAGTTCCAGCAGCAGATGAAGGCGATCGACGAAGCCGCCGCCGCGACGCTCCGGAGACACGGGATCGTCGTGCTCGGCGCCTGATCTTCCGCAGCAACCAAACACGCGCGATCTGAGGCCCAGCTCCCTTTTGAGGAGGCGGGGCCTTTCTGTTCCGGTGAGCCCGGGTCAGCCCCGCGGCAGGGCGCGCGCGGGCTTGAAGCCGGCTTCGTCGGGGGGGATGGCGAAGAAGTCGAGGAACTTGTCGCGCTCCTGCTGCTTCGCGATCCAGTCGTCGAAGCCGGATTCCACCAGGCCACCGCTGTTGAGCTGCTTGGTGGCGGCGCGGATGGCGAGGTCGTTGGCGTACTCGTTCTGCGGATGGCCCGCGTGGCCCTTCACCCAGCGCCACATGATCTTGTGGCGCACCGCCGTGCGCAGCAGCTCCTTCCACTGCTCCAGGTTCTCGATCTCCCCCGTCTTGCGAGTCCAGCCGCGGGCGGCCCACCCGTGCACCCACTGCGTCATTCCGTCCACCAGGTAGCGGCTGTCGGTGGTGAACACCACGCGCGACGCGGCCTTGAGCGCCGCCAGCGGGAGGATGGCGCTGCGGATGGCCATGCGGTTGTTGGTGGTGTCCGGCTCCGAAAGCCAGAAGTCGCGCCGCACCCAGCCGCGCTCGGGGTGGAAGAACTCCACC
The Longimicrobium sp. genome window above contains:
- a CDS encoding NAD-dependent protein deacetylase; the protein is MEAESMIVTSQTPALEPMLDLLRGRRIVVLAGAGCSTESGIPDYRSPENIQRTRTPIQYQEFVRSEAARVRYWARSTAGWARIASARPNAAHHALARLEEGGLVRGIITQNVDGLHQEAGSRRVVELHGSLAWVRCLSCGRVTPRDEHQERLRSLNGEWMDRLRGIEVAPDGDADLSASVVESFRVPACEACGGVVKPDVVFFGENVPAERVQDAWSLFEEGDVLLVAGSSLTVYSGRRFIYRAEKEGVPIAIINIGPTRADDLAAAKVEGRLGSVLPGIADALVLAS
- a CDS encoding nucleotidyltransferase domain-containing protein, with product MTPYPDIRAFLTPRQLAAAREVVRRVRGEVDAELWRVFLFGSRARREARPDSDVDLLLVFKRLPPDREPQAGEAEDIAEEVAERSGVPVTVWSVSLPDLERGRRTPMLVDALDDGIPLWPEGGAPLHLPFTREDAVWCTGCLLDRVAEGGAEVPALLRVGDVEGAARRVRDDVVRLCTALLLLHGETRPRRGEAVRRIPSRDPVLRWAAEAWGPPGHEEDAPVPPPPGGFGAAFAVVERLRGEVVRGRGRLVERARSLRDHAVYYSPDRPIRAASGAGQTAPRSPRVQP
- the mrdA gene encoding penicillin-binding protein 2, with the protein product MKLIQTDGRQRRTLSAVFTVTFVLSILLTAFFQTQVVSGKQFAIRAEENRLRPIVIPAPRGTIVDRNGEVVATSLTAYSVAVLPGDSSVIRTTLRDLMPFLGLAEADVEDMMRRRNGRPHDLLEITNRATYSQAAAIEERRAAFPNLLVVERPQRYYPAGPAIGHMIGYVTEITKEQLELPEYKEAGYRQGRLIGQAGMEKQYELQLTGEDGARYVEVDAKGRVVNPTSSVGALAPKPGGQLKLTIDLALQQYVHEIFPDTMNGAVVAMVPSTGEILALYSNPTYDPNSFVGRIPPVLWKELNTDPRKPLLNRAINAIYPPASTWKLATAVMGVQRGLVTGTTHMPIACTGGMAYMGRYARCHYARGHGNLDLAHAIEKSCNVYFYQLGIRMGLETLLAEGTRMGFNRKTGIDIPGEVRPIFPRSVAALRRRQGHVAPSEIMSFAIGQGANSQTVINMAQFYAAMAGNGTGIAPHLVVNDENSKRQSIDLRLDTKGLESIWSGLQLVTEEDGTAVQSSLERYKLYGKTGTAQNKPNPDHGWFVGFAGVPGKEPEIVVATIVEFGLHGDAAAPLASKIANFYLDRKHGHPFDPIPTWGERIRAGRVWKFDPNGRTLTPPGGTPRPQPTERTIPGPG
- a CDS encoding thiamine pyrophosphate-dependent dehydrogenase E1 component subunit alpha; amino-acid sequence: MASKTKSPPAAAIPHGLTREQLLEMYRLVRLTRSLEEKLENLFRQSKVVGGLFRSLGQEGESVASAFALRRRTDGTGDMLSPLIRNLGSMITVGATPAEVVRQYMAKGDSPARGKELNIHFTDYQRGFIGQISPLGDLVPVMAGVTLTFKQRGEDRVGMVYIGDGATSTGAFHEGINFAAVQRCPLVVIVENNQWAYTTPTRLQTAAKSFVDKAPGYGVAAEKVDGNDMLAVYGAAKRAVDRARAGEGVTLIEVMTYRRKGHAQHDNQSYVDPAEIDRWAATNDPIDRYIVALKENGWATADELRAIDERIDAELDATIAEAETSPLPEPEEALTDVYADGPVRAPWTRHTPADPTQA
- a CDS encoding alpha-ketoacid dehydrogenase subunit beta, whose amino-acid sequence is MSTVVNEKPEAARMSEQGKPVTLLEAIREGIWEEMERDERVFLMGEDIGAYGGAFKVTEGMQQYFGAPRVIDTPISEIGFTGAAAGAAHVGMRPVIEMQFIDFISCAYDMITNYVATSRYRGSGPQPIVIRGPSGGYVRGGPFHSQNPEAAFFHTPGLKIVYPATARDAKGLIKAAIRDDDPVLFFEHKWLYRRPQLREVLPAEDYIVPIGKARTHREGKDLTIVTYAAMVHKSEEAAEILEKEDGLSVEIIDLRTLLPLDEDAILESVRKTNRLLVVHEDTRTGGIAGEIAMRVNEKAFEWLDAPILRVTALDAPIPYSPPLEDYFLPQTEDIVKAARHLANY
- a CDS encoding dihydrolipoamide acetyltransferase family protein produces the protein MARIEVPMPQMGESIAEGTVSVWLKKVGDKVERDEPIMEIATDKVDAEIPSPAAGILTEVVVQEGQTVEVGTIVAYIETDVNAAAGAAASAPAPAAAGEPAAGVPGETATTLPESSVGQPETGGGAGAPADGRSASEDPAPMAPAHDGGPETAEERLRRKSTPLVRKIAAEHGVEVSAVPGTGRAGRVTKDDILRFVEEKASAPVAAPSAQPATAGAAPAQQPPKRPAAPREDGEGFGWDEFYTRVEHPAVTAGPNDRVEPMSRITQIIAQNMVLSRRISPHVHSYFEVDYSRIDQVRAKSKRAWAEAGVKVTYTHFIAKAVAQALREHPKLNATISGTDVIYRADVNVGIAVAIENGLIVPVVRGADDLSLVGLARRINDLATRARNRQLKPEEIQGGTFTITNPGIFGTTIGFPIINQPQVAIMGVGGVEMRPAVVTDEFGSHAIVARKRGFISLGYDHRLVNGADGDQFLARVKELMESASENG
- a CDS encoding Bax inhibitor-1 family protein → MNDFTTPFPAVSGLDAARRQTFISRTYKHLLVAILGFAAVETFFFRAGLAYPMAQAMLGVSWLLVIGGLMVAGWLFSGMAARSESKAGQYAALAGYVVAEAIFFVPLLVIAEYSAPGAIGSAAVATLVGFAGLTLVAMYSGKDFTFLGSALRWMGVSALVLIVCGVIFGFQLGTFFSVAMVVFAGLAILYETSKVMNTYPEDRYVSAALALFASVALLFWYVLRIFISRR
- the lipB gene encoding lipoyl(octanoyl) transferase LipB, translating into MQDLTRTLAVSRLGTVSYADALALQAGLVAQRRAGEIPDTLLLLEHPHVITLGSGSHDEHVLVSPQERAERGIELFETGRGGDVTYHGPGQLVGYPILDLKPDRCDLHRYLRDLEEALIGVLAEFGLEGGRKDGLTGVWVEDRKLAAIGVRVSSGWITSHGFALNVSTDLSFFGTIVPCGIRAHGVGSISGELGRPVPMPDVEAAAVRSFERIFGAVAHPG
- a CDS encoding type II toxin-antitoxin system VapC family toxin; this encodes MIVADTNLIAYLLIAGPFTMDAQRVLEIDEEWLAPPLWQSEFLNVLWLSVRTRVLSHALADEAYSEAEVLVRTAERPIPQRALALAVASGCSPYDCEFVVLAQATGAPLVTNDQKVLAAFPGVAVSLRGFGG